Below is a genomic region from Bradyrhizobium sp. 1(2017).
ATCCTTGGAGTGGTCGATAGCTCTCCCTAGCACAGTCTCGCGGCAGTCCGGCGCTCCAATTGCATGCAGTTCGGCGGTTGAACTGCCTAAATCGAATCCGTCTGCCTAGGCGCTTGCTTTGCCAAGCATTTGATTTCGCGGGAATTGGGCTTTGGCATCCCGCTTGCATGCACTTTTGTCGTGATGCGCATGCAACCCAACACCCATTTCGACGGCCAAGCCGTTGCCCAAGGCTCCGTCGCGACCGCCATCGAGCTGTCGGATGCCTCCGTGACCTTCGGGCGCGGCGACCGCGCCGTGCCCGCCCTGTCGAAGACCACGCTCAAGATCGCCGATGGCGAGTTTGTCGCATTGGTCGGCCCATCAGGATGCGGCAAATCGACCATTCTGCGTCTCGTCAGCGGCCTGGTGCACCCGACCGGCGGCGTCGTCATCGTCGGGGGCCGCGAGGTGGCCGCGCGGGCGATGCGGGTCGGCATGGCGTTTCAGAATCCGACCATGCTGCCGTGGATGACGATCGAGCGGAACATCATGCTGCCGCTGAAGATCGTCGAACCATTCCGCTCGAACTTCCGCCGGCTGCGCAAGACCGAGTTTCGCGAGAGGGCCAATGCGCTGCTGGAGCAGGTTGGCCTCAAGGGATTTGGCAGCCGCTATCCCTGGCAGCTCTCCGGCGGCATGCTTCAGCGCGCCAATCTCTGCCGTGCGTTGATCCACGAGCCGCGCATGCTGTTGCTGGACGAGCCCTTCGGCGCGCTCGATCAGTTCACGCGCGAAGAGCTGTGGTCGATCCTGCAGACCCTCTGGATCAGGCATAAGCCGACGGTGCTGCTGGTCACGCACGATCTACGCGAGGCCGGGTTCCTCGCCAGCCGCATCTGCGTCATGAGCGCGCGCCCCGGCCGCATTCTCGACGACAGCCGGGTCGAGTTCGCGCGCCCGCGCACGGTGGCCATGACCTTCGAGCCGGAATTCGTCGCGCTGAACCAGAAACTGCGCGCCTTCATCGAGGACGCGCGCACCGCGGCCCAGCAGGGAGCAGGCTGATGTTCGGGATCGATGTCAGGCAGAAGGCGTGGTCGGCGGGCTTGATCGTGCTGTTCTTCGTCGCCTGGGAGCTGTTCTGCCTGATGACGGGCATGTCCGACCTGGTGCTGCCGCGGCCGTCGCAGGTCTTCGTGACGCTGGTCCAGCGCTTTCCGGTGCTGTGGCCGCATATCGTGCAGACGCTCGCGACGACGATGTTCGGGTTCGTCCTTGGTGTGGCCCTCGGCGTGGCTCTTGGCGCGATCATCGGCGTGTCCAGGACCGCCTATGACACCTGTTATCCGCTGCTGATCGGCTTCTCATCGATCCCCAAGGTCGCCGTGGTGCCGATCTTCGTGCTGTGGTTCGGCTCGGGCACGGTGCCGGCGGTGCTGACCGCGCTGTCGATCTGCTTCTTCCCGATCGTCGTCAATATCGCGACGGGCCTTGCCACCACCGAGCCCGAGCTCGAGGACGTGCTGAAGGCGCTTGGCGCCAGCAAGTTCGACATCCTCTGGAATGTCGGCCTGCCTCGCACCATGCCGTTCTTCTTCGCGTCCCTGAAGGTCGCGATCTCCTATGCCTTCGTCGGCGCCGTGCTGTCGGAAACCGTCGCTTCCAACCGTGGCATCGGTAACGTCATGATGACCGCATCCTCCAATTTCAACGTGCCGCTGGTCTTCGCCGGACTGTTCGTGCTCGCCGGCCTTGGCGTCGCGCTCTACGCCGCGTTCTCGCTGATCGAAGGCCGCGTCACCGGCTGGGCGACGCGCAAGAACGACGTGATCGCCACCTGACCGAATTGAACAACCATCACGCAACGAAGCTGAGGAGGTCTCGATGTTGAGAAAAGTCGCTGTCACGCTCGTGGGATTGGCCCTGACCACGGGCGCGGCCCTGGCCCAGGACACCACGATCAAGTTCACGCTCGGTTGGAAGACACAAGGCAGCGATGCCGCGTTCTTCTACGCCAAGGACCACGGCTATTTCAAAGAGGAAGGCCTCAACGTCGTCATCGACCAGGGCGAGGGCTCCGGCGCCACCGTCACGCGCATCATGTCCGGCGCCTATGACGCCGGTTTCGGCGACGTCAACGCCATCATCCAGAACGCCTCGGCCAAGCCGCAGGATGCGCCCGTCATGGTCTACATGATGTGGAATCAGCCGCCGTTCGCGATCGTCGCGAAGAAGACCAGCGGCATCAACACCATCAAGGATTTCGAAGGCCATACTCTCGGCGGCGCGCAGGGCACGCCGACGACGCGCCTGCTGCCGGTGTTCACGCGCAAGAACGGTCTCGACGGCGAGAAGATCAAGATCTCCAACATGGCTCCGAACCTGCAGGAGCCGATGCTGATCAAGGGCGATATCGATGGAGCCCTGGTCTTCAACATCACCAGCTACTTCAACCTGGTGCTCAACCGCCAGGACCCGGACAAAGACTTCAAATGGTTCTCGTTCGGTGAGTACGGCCTCGATCTCTACTCGAACGGCGTGATGGTTTCGCGCAAGCTGATCGCCTCGAACCCGAAAGTCGTCGCAGGACTGGTGCGTGCCATCAACAAGGGTGCGATCGCGGTCGCCAAGGACCAGAATGCCGGCATGAAGGCGGCGGTGAACTACGACAACCTCATCAACGCGGATGTCGAGAAGCGGCGGCTGCAATATTCCTTTGAGAAACTGATCGTCTCGCCCGAGATGAAGGAGATCGGCATCGGCGACATCAAGGACGATCGCATGGCGCGCGCCATCGGCATCGTGGTCGAGGGTTACCAGCTGACCCGCGCGCCGACGCCGGCGGAAGTGTTTTCGCGCGAATTCCTGCCGTC
It encodes:
- a CDS encoding ABC transporter substrate-binding protein; translation: MLRKVAVTLVGLALTTGAALAQDTTIKFTLGWKTQGSDAAFFYAKDHGYFKEEGLNVVIDQGEGSGATVTRIMSGAYDAGFGDVNAIIQNASAKPQDAPVMVYMMWNQPPFAIVAKKTSGINTIKDFEGHTLGGAQGTPTTRLLPVFTRKNGLDGEKIKISNMAPNLQEPMLIKGDIDGALVFNITSYFNLVLNRQDPDKDFKWFSFGEYGLDLYSNGVMVSRKLIASNPKVVAGLVRAINKGAIAVAKDQNAGMKAAVNYDNLINADVEKRRLQYSFEKLIVSPEMKEIGIGDIKDDRMARAIGIVVEGYQLTRAPTPAEVFSREFLPSRAERELVYTAN
- a CDS encoding ABC transporter permease, with amino-acid sequence MFGIDVRQKAWSAGLIVLFFVAWELFCLMTGMSDLVLPRPSQVFVTLVQRFPVLWPHIVQTLATTMFGFVLGVALGVALGAIIGVSRTAYDTCYPLLIGFSSIPKVAVVPIFVLWFGSGTVPAVLTALSICFFPIVVNIATGLATTEPELEDVLKALGASKFDILWNVGLPRTMPFFFASLKVAISYAFVGAVLSETVASNRGIGNVMMTASSNFNVPLVFAGLFVLAGLGVALYAAFSLIEGRVTGWATRKNDVIAT
- a CDS encoding ABC transporter ATP-binding protein, producing MRMQPNTHFDGQAVAQGSVATAIELSDASVTFGRGDRAVPALSKTTLKIADGEFVALVGPSGCGKSTILRLVSGLVHPTGGVVIVGGREVAARAMRVGMAFQNPTMLPWMTIERNIMLPLKIVEPFRSNFRRLRKTEFRERANALLEQVGLKGFGSRYPWQLSGGMLQRANLCRALIHEPRMLLLDEPFGALDQFTREELWSILQTLWIRHKPTVLLVTHDLREAGFLASRICVMSARPGRILDDSRVEFARPRTVAMTFEPEFVALNQKLRAFIEDARTAAQQGAG